CTAGGTGGGGTATTTTAATTCGACCTAGTTTTACAGAAATACCATACTCCGATTTTGTATAACTTTGTGCTCTTCGTTCAATTTCTTCATCCGATATATCACATGATGTTAATAGTAGTAAACTAAACATGATGCTATATTTCATTATTGTTCTTTTCATATTGCCTCTCCTTTTGCTACTACTGCCTATACAGAAATGTCCTTATCGATTTTAAATTACGATTTATATAAAGAACTTCTTCTCATAAACACAAGTGTAAAAACAACCATTTATTATAATTTTACAATTATAGTGTAATTTTACACTATAATTATTTTATCGTAAAGCAAATATAATATTGACGAAAATCACGTCAAAAACATACTAATATTTAGTTCTATAGCAATTCCAATACTGTTTTTTTATTGTATCGAACTTTAAAGTAATAACTTTAATTTCACTGCAAAAAATTAAATACGCGCCTCCGCTATTGCGAATGTCATTTACTTTCTCTAATACATTTAATAATTATGACAAGCAATCATAGGAGGTTACTATATGAGCGAACAATATATTATTTTACATGGACCTGCTCTTGAACCAGGTTTAATTGGTCCCACACTTCCACCAATTCCACCATTTACATTTCCGACCGGACCTACTGGAATCACAGGACCTACCGGTGCGACAGGTTTTACTGGAATTGGAATAACTGGGCCCACTGGGGTTACAGGACCTACCGGAATTGGAATAACTGGGCCCACTGGGGTTACAGGACCTACCGGAATTGGAATAACTGGGCCCACTGGGGTTACAGGACCTACCGGCGCAACTGGTTTAGGAATTCTTCCCGTATTTGGAACAATCACTTCTGAAGTAGGAATCGGTTTTTCAGCAATAGTTAATACAAATGTTAATTTTACAATTCCAGGACCTGCTAGTGGAACTACTCTAAATCCATTAAATAATTCTGTTACAATTGATACCACTGGCGTGTACTCTGTATCCTTTTCAATTGTATTTGTACTACAAGCTATATCGTCTAGTATATTAAATCTTACAATAAACGATTCTATTCAATTCGCAATTGAAACGCGAGTTGGTGGGGGTTCTGGGGTAAGCTCCACATCCGCCAGAACTGATTTACTATCTTTAAATCAAGGGGATGTTCTTCGAGTACGAATAAGAGAAGCTTCGGGTGACATTATATATTCCAATGCCTCTCTTGTTGTTATAAAGGTCGACTAGCTCTTTTATTCCAATAAAGATTCAGGAAAAATAAATATGCATAATATAAAAAGAAGAGAAAGACTTATATTTCAGTCTTCCTCTTCTTTTTTATCATCAATTCACTGCTGAACATATATGGAAACTGATCCTCCACTTACATGGAACTGCCCCCATCCGTCCTTATTAATTGTTACAGTGTTTGTTTGATTACCCGTCATATCGTACCATACTTCCCCTGCGTTATTCTTTCCAACTTCCATCCACTTTGATCCTCCTGGCCCATCTGAGATTAATGTTGCTAGACCAGAATCCGCATGTACACCATCACCTTCTCTTGTCCATCCAATTACATCTGGATGGTCTAAATAATCACGCTGCGTACCATATGCAAAGTTTTTTCGTGCCGTCAAAATCGGATCTATTTTATCTTTTAACGCTGGAATTTCATAACTACTATTTCCGTTTGTACCATAGTAATCACCATAGAAAACTGAAGGATAGCCCTCTGCACGAGTTAAAATAAATGCATATGCCAACGGTTTAAACCACGGACTTACTACAGACTCCAATGATTGTCCAGGCTGAGAATCATGATTCTCAACGAGAGTAACTGCAAGTGTGGGGTGATTTTGCATTACTGTTCCATTTAAAATATTTCTCATATCATAATTCCCATTTCCTTTTGAAGCATAATGAAAATTGTAATGCAGTGGTGCATCAAATACAGATTGATTATAATTGACTTTCGCTAAATAATTATTTAAAGTCTGGATATCATTTTGCCAATATTCAGCCACCGTAAACATTTCTTTTCCTGTTTGCTGTCTGACATGATT
This Bacillus paramycoides DNA region includes the following protein-coding sequences:
- the betA gene encoding collagen-like exosporium glycoprotein BetA codes for the protein MSEQYIILHGPALEPGLIGPTLPPIPPFTFPTGPTGITGPTGATGFTGIGITGPTGVTGPTGIGITGPTGVTGPTGIGITGPTGVTGPTGATGLGILPVFGTITSEVGIGFSAIVNTNVNFTIPGPASGTTLNPLNNSVTIDTTGVYSVSFSIVFVLQAISSSILNLTINDSIQFAIETRVGGGSGVSSTSARTDLLSLNQGDVLRVRIREASGDIIYSNASLVVIKVD